In Candidatus Rokuibacteriota bacterium, a genomic segment contains:
- the uvrB gene encoding excinuclease ABC subunit UvrB has translation MFRLSSEFSPAGDQPRAIERLSELLAEGRRHSVLLGITGSGKTFTLANVIAGLGRPALVISPNKTLAAQLYGEFKSFFPTGAVEFFVSYYDYYQPEAYIPQSDTYIEKDALVNDDIDRMRHSATTSLFERRDVVVVASVSCIYGIGAPETYQGMNVGLEVGQVIERDALIRGLVAIQYERNDVDFRRGTFRVRGDVVEIFPAAAESEALRVELWGDTVEKLSTLDPLRGVTTGSAPAARIYPASHYVTPADQLERAVAGIMEELGERLRFLKGRNRLLEAQRLEQRTLFDMEMLREIGYCHGIENYSRHLSGRKPGQNPPTLMDYLPKDALVIIDESHVTVPQIRGMYPGDRSRKEALVEYGFRLPSAFDNRPLNFDEFTAMVPQTLYVSATPGPYELGRAGGHRAGPGTPWEGGAVAEQIIRPTGLMDPKITVRPAGVQVDDLMAEVRAHAEGGERVLITTLTKRMAEDLCEYYQQNGLRVRYLHSDIDTLDRVAVIRELRMGKYDALIGINLLREGLDLPEVSLVAILDADKEGFLRSATSLIQTAGRAARHVNGEVIMYADTVTGSMREAIAETERRRVVQGAYNREHGITPESVKRGMKDLLDSVPERDYYTVEVPKEALPVWESPAALRAHVAELEGAMKEAARRLDFERAAELRDRIMALRKAELGVR, from the coding sequence TTGTTCCGGCTGTCCTCGGAGTTCTCGCCCGCGGGGGACCAGCCGCGCGCGATCGAGCGCCTGAGCGAGCTGCTCGCCGAGGGACGCCGGCACAGCGTCCTCCTCGGCATCACGGGCAGCGGCAAGACTTTCACGCTCGCCAACGTCATCGCGGGGCTGGGCCGGCCGGCGCTGGTCATCTCTCCGAACAAGACGCTGGCGGCGCAGCTGTACGGCGAGTTCAAGTCGTTTTTTCCCACCGGCGCCGTCGAGTTCTTCGTCTCCTACTACGACTACTACCAGCCGGAAGCCTACATCCCGCAGTCGGACACCTACATCGAGAAGGACGCGCTGGTGAACGACGACATCGACCGCATGCGCCACTCGGCGACGACGTCGCTCTTCGAGCGGCGGGACGTCGTGGTGGTCGCCTCGGTCTCGTGCATCTACGGCATCGGCGCCCCGGAGACCTACCAGGGCATGAATGTTGGACTGGAGGTCGGGCAGGTGATCGAGCGCGACGCGCTCATCCGGGGCCTGGTCGCCATCCAGTACGAGCGCAACGACGTCGACTTCCGCAGGGGGACGTTCCGGGTCCGCGGCGACGTCGTGGAGATCTTCCCGGCGGCCGCGGAGTCGGAGGCCCTCCGTGTCGAGCTGTGGGGAGACACGGTCGAAAAGTTGTCGACCCTGGATCCGCTGCGGGGGGTGACGACGGGTTCTGCGCCGGCCGCGAGGATCTACCCCGCGAGCCACTACGTCACGCCGGCCGACCAGCTCGAGCGCGCGGTCGCGGGCATCATGGAGGAGCTGGGCGAGCGGCTGCGGTTCCTCAAGGGGCGCAACCGGCTGCTGGAGGCCCAGCGGCTCGAGCAGCGGACGCTCTTCGACATGGAGATGCTGAGGGAGATCGGCTACTGTCACGGCATCGAGAACTACTCGCGGCACCTCTCCGGGCGCAAGCCGGGGCAGAACCCGCCGACCCTGATGGATTACCTTCCCAAGGACGCCCTCGTCATCATCGACGAATCCCATGTGACGGTGCCGCAGATTCGCGGCATGTACCCGGGGGACCGCTCGCGCAAGGAGGCTCTCGTCGAGTACGGCTTCCGGCTCCCGTCGGCTTTCGACAACCGGCCGCTCAATTTCGACGAGTTCACGGCCATGGTGCCGCAGACGCTCTACGTGTCGGCGACACCGGGGCCGTACGAGCTCGGGCGGGCGGGCGGGCACCGGGCTGGGCCGGGCACGCCGTGGGAGGGCGGGGCGGTGGCCGAGCAGATCATCCGGCCGACCGGGCTCATGGATCCCAAGATCACGGTGCGCCCGGCGGGCGTCCAGGTCGACGACCTCATGGCGGAGGTGCGCGCCCACGCGGAGGGCGGCGAGCGGGTGCTCATCACGACGCTGACGAAGCGCATGGCCGAGGACCTATGCGAGTACTACCAGCAGAACGGGCTCAGGGTGCGGTACCTGCACTCGGACATCGACACGCTGGACCGCGTGGCGGTGATCCGCGAGCTGCGAATGGGCAAGTACGACGCCCTGATCGGCATCAACCTCCTTCGGGAGGGGCTCGATCTGCCCGAGGTCTCGCTCGTGGCGATCCTCGACGCCGACAAGGAGGGCTTCCTGCGCTCGGCGACGTCGCTCATCCAGACTGCCGGCAGGGCGGCCCGCCACGTCAACGGCGAGGTGATCATGTACGCGGACACGGTGACGGGCTCGATGCGGGAGGCGATCGCCGAGACCGAGAGGCGCAGGGTAGTCCAGGGGGCGTACAACCGGGAGCACGGCATCACGCCTGAGTCCGTCAAGCGCGGGATGAAGGATCTCCTCGACAGCGTGCCGGAGCGCGACTACTACACGGTCGAGGTGCCCAAGGAGGCCCTACCCGTGTGGGAGAGCCCGGCGGCGCTCCGGGCGCACGTGGCCGAGCTCGAAGGGGCCATGAAGGAGGCCGCCCGGCGCCTCGACTTCGAGCGCGCCGCGGAGCTGCGCGACCGGATCATGGCGCTCCGGAAGGCCGAGCTGGGCGTGCGCTGA
- the uvrC gene encoding excinuclease ABC subunit UvrC: protein MAGRVAAVDLAAKLGQLPDRPGVYLYKDGKGQIVYVGKAASLRSRVRSYFQESRARDAKTDALVGQIRDLECIVTGNELEALILESNLVKRHRPRYNIILRDDKHYPFLKLTTYEEYPRLVVARRVQRDGAAYFGPFYPATAMRETLRLVRQLFPLRTCRIKIDGKKSRPCLQYYIHRCNAPCTSLETKDGYDQTVREVERFLEGKNDGLAQELTVQMEAAAAEEKFEQAARLRDRVQALNTVRERQKIISTEDSDQDIVGVVRQGQDACVQLFFVRRGRLLGRESFFFDRLSGSSEGEVLSAFLRQFYAREVVPPPEILLSVDVPEAELTGEWLAGRRGGRVELLAPQRGRKRELVAMAEENAALALESHLLSRGNRTQAVLDELQRALGLPEPPHRIEAFDVSTFQGGETVASMVVWKDGEMAKDDYKRYRIRTVTGTDDFAAMHEAVSRRYGRVLETDGVLPDLILLDGGRGQLAAGLKALEAIGLDYVPMVSLAKRAEEVYTPDRLEPLVLDLTSPALHALQKVRDEAHRFAVTYHKKLRTRRTISSVLDQIPGVGPALRTSLLKTLGSARAVREASVAQLAAVPKVRPKLAQRIHDFFHPAPSGEEPSVAEPG, encoded by the coding sequence GTGGCTGGCCGCGTAGCGGCGGTCGACCTCGCGGCCAAGCTCGGCCAGCTGCCCGACCGGCCGGGCGTCTACCTCTACAAGGACGGCAAAGGGCAGATCGTCTACGTCGGCAAGGCCGCCTCGCTCCGAAGCCGCGTACGCTCCTACTTCCAGGAGTCGCGGGCGCGCGATGCGAAGACGGACGCGCTCGTCGGGCAGATCCGCGATCTCGAGTGCATCGTCACCGGCAACGAGCTCGAGGCGCTCATCCTGGAGTCCAATCTCGTCAAGAGGCACCGGCCGCGCTACAACATCATCCTCCGTGACGACAAGCACTACCCCTTCCTCAAGCTGACCACCTACGAAGAGTACCCGCGCCTCGTCGTCGCGCGGCGGGTGCAGCGGGACGGAGCGGCCTACTTCGGGCCCTTCTACCCGGCGACCGCGATGCGGGAGACGCTGAGGCTCGTGCGCCAGCTCTTCCCGCTCCGGACCTGCAGGATCAAGATAGACGGCAAGAAGTCGCGCCCGTGTCTGCAGTACTACATCCACCGCTGCAACGCGCCGTGCACCAGCCTGGAGACGAAGGACGGCTACGACCAAACCGTGCGCGAGGTCGAGCGCTTCCTGGAGGGGAAGAACGACGGCCTGGCGCAGGAGCTGACGGTGCAGATGGAGGCGGCGGCGGCGGAGGAAAAGTTCGAGCAGGCGGCGCGGCTGCGCGACCGTGTCCAGGCGCTCAACACGGTTCGCGAGCGGCAGAAGATCATCTCGACCGAGGACAGCGACCAGGACATCGTGGGCGTCGTCCGCCAGGGGCAGGACGCCTGCGTCCAGCTCTTCTTCGTGCGGCGCGGCAGGCTGCTCGGGCGCGAGTCCTTCTTCTTCGACCGGCTGTCGGGGTCGAGCGAGGGAGAGGTCCTCTCGGCCTTCCTGCGCCAGTTCTACGCGCGCGAGGTCGTGCCGCCGCCGGAGATCCTCCTCTCGGTGGACGTGCCCGAGGCCGAGCTGACCGGCGAGTGGCTGGCCGGGCGCCGCGGCGGCCGCGTGGAGCTCCTGGCGCCCCAGCGCGGGAGGAAGCGCGAGCTCGTGGCGATGGCGGAGGAGAACGCCGCGCTGGCGCTAGAGAGCCATCTCCTCTCGCGGGGCAACCGGACGCAGGCGGTGCTGGACGAGCTCCAGCGCGCGCTCGGCCTGCCGGAGCCGCCGCATCGCATCGAGGCCTTCGACGTCTCGACCTTCCAGGGCGGGGAGACGGTCGCCTCCATGGTCGTGTGGAAGGACGGGGAGATGGCGAAGGACGACTACAAGCGCTACCGGATCCGGACGGTCACGGGAACGGACGATTTCGCGGCCATGCACGAGGCCGTGAGCCGGCGCTACGGGCGAGTCCTCGAGACTGATGGCGTCCTCCCCGACCTGATCCTGCTGGATGGCGGGCGGGGCCAGCTGGCGGCGGGGTTGAAGGCGCTGGAGGCCATCGGTCTCGACTACGTGCCCATGGTGTCGCTGGCCAAGCGGGCGGAGGAGGTCTACACGCCGGACCGGCTCGAGCCGCTCGTGCTGGACCTGACATCCCCCGCGCTCCACGCGCTCCAGAAGGTGCGCGACGAGGCCCACCGGTTCGCCGTGACCTACCACAAGAAGCTCCGCACCCGCCGAACCATCAGCTCGGTGCTGGACCAGATTCCCGGCGTGGGACCCGCGCTCAGAACGAGCCTGCTCAAAACGCTCGGCTCCGCCCGGGCGGTCCGCGAGGCCTCGGTCGCCCAGCTGGCCGCGGTGCCCAAGGTACGGCCGAAGCTCGCCCAGCGCATCCACGACTTCTTCCACCCCGCGCCTTCAGGGGAGGAACCATCCGTGGCCGAACCGGGTTAG
- the leuS gene encoding leucine--tRNA ligase, with protein sequence MATDDRADRYPFREIESKWQRVWEESGQFRVTEDPARPKYYCLEMFPYPSGRIHMGHVRVYTIGDLLARFKWMRGYNVLHPMGWDAFGMPAENAAIDNGVHPAVWTHENIANMKTQLRRLGMSYDWDRELATCDPSYYRWEQLVFIRMFERGLAYKQRSRVNWCPSCQTVLANEQVENGRCWRCDSEVVPKEIEGWFFRITDYAEELLAWCDRLPGWPERVLTMQRNWIGKSEGAEFERPVAGRPDLRVTIFTTRPDTSFGMTYAVLAPEHPLVDKLAMDEQERARITAFRQEVGRESEIERMAADRPKRGIRLTARAVNPFTGKEIPLFIADYVLMGYGTGAIMAVPGEDTRDWDFAKQNGLRIIATVKRPDGWQETQAYLGDGVKINSGFLDGSTVEEAKRKAIDWLASKGIGRSKINYRLRDWGISRQRYWGAPIPILYCETCGMVPEREENLPVVLPQDVQISGKGGSPLAEVATFVNATCPKCGGRARRDTDTMDTFVESAWYFIRYCSPRYEQGMFERSAAEYWMPVDQYIGGIEHAVLHLLYARFFTKVLRDLGMITLDEPFAALLSQGMVIKDGAKMSKSKGNVVDPDDMIRRFGADATRLFTLFAAPPERDLEWTESGVEGASRFLNRLWRFVHAHADEIKGAGRAPGELSEAARAFRRVIHETVARVTADVERDFHFNTAISAVMELVNALHEFERDSLDRVAGAERAGLLQEAVETALLLLGPVCPHMTEEMWQALGHGESVFRQAWPAADAGALVREQVTVVVQVDGKVRSRLTVDVSAPEQAVREQALAEAKVRPWIDGREVAKVVVVPGRLVNIVTRS encoded by the coding sequence ATGGCCACCGACGACCGCGCAGACCGCTATCCCTTCCGCGAGATCGAGTCGAAGTGGCAGCGGGTCTGGGAGGAGAGCGGCCAGTTCCGCGTCACAGAGGATCCCGCGCGGCCGAAGTACTACTGCCTCGAGATGTTCCCGTACCCGTCCGGACGCATCCACATGGGCCACGTGCGCGTGTACACGATCGGGGATCTCCTGGCCCGCTTCAAGTGGATGCGCGGCTACAACGTGCTCCATCCCATGGGGTGGGACGCCTTCGGCATGCCGGCCGAGAACGCCGCCATCGACAACGGCGTGCACCCCGCCGTGTGGACCCACGAGAACATCGCCAACATGAAGACGCAACTCCGGCGGCTCGGCATGTCCTACGACTGGGATCGCGAGCTCGCCACGTGCGACCCGTCCTACTATCGCTGGGAGCAGCTGGTTTTCATCCGCATGTTCGAGCGCGGCCTCGCGTACAAGCAGCGATCCAGGGTCAACTGGTGCCCCTCGTGCCAGACCGTCCTCGCCAACGAGCAGGTCGAGAACGGGCGCTGCTGGCGCTGCGACTCGGAGGTCGTGCCCAAGGAGATCGAGGGGTGGTTCTTCAGGATCACCGACTATGCCGAGGAGCTCCTGGCCTGGTGCGACAGGCTGCCCGGCTGGCCCGAGCGGGTGTTGACCATGCAGAGGAACTGGATCGGGAAGAGCGAGGGCGCTGAGTTCGAACGTCCTGTGGCGGGACGTCCGGACCTCCGCGTCACGATCTTCACCACGCGCCCCGACACGTCGTTCGGCATGACGTACGCGGTGCTGGCCCCGGAGCATCCACTCGTGGACAAGCTCGCGATGGATGAGCAGGAGCGCGCCCGGATCACGGCCTTCCGGCAGGAGGTCGGCCGCGAATCCGAGATCGAGCGCATGGCGGCCGACCGCCCGAAGCGCGGTATCCGGCTCACCGCGCGCGCCGTCAATCCCTTCACGGGGAAGGAGATCCCGCTCTTCATCGCGGACTACGTGCTCATGGGCTACGGCACCGGCGCCATCATGGCCGTTCCGGGCGAGGACACCCGCGACTGGGACTTCGCCAAGCAGAACGGGCTCCGCATCATCGCCACCGTCAAGCGACCTGACGGGTGGCAGGAGACCCAGGCGTATCTCGGTGACGGCGTGAAGATCAACTCGGGCTTCCTTGACGGCTCTACCGTGGAGGAGGCCAAGCGCAAGGCCATCGACTGGCTCGCGTCCAAGGGCATCGGGCGGTCGAAGATCAACTACCGCCTGCGCGACTGGGGCATCAGCCGCCAGCGCTACTGGGGCGCGCCCATCCCCATCCTCTACTGCGAGACCTGCGGCATGGTGCCGGAGCGGGAGGAGAACCTGCCCGTGGTGCTGCCTCAGGACGTCCAGATCAGCGGCAAGGGCGGGTCACCTCTCGCCGAAGTCGCCACGTTCGTGAACGCGACGTGCCCGAAATGCGGCGGTCGTGCCCGGCGAGACACCGACACCATGGACACGTTCGTCGAGTCCGCCTGGTATTTCATCCGCTACTGCTCGCCGCGATACGAGCAGGGGATGTTCGAACGGTCGGCGGCCGAGTACTGGATGCCGGTGGACCAGTACATCGGCGGAATCGAGCACGCGGTGCTGCACCTCCTGTACGCGCGCTTCTTCACCAAGGTGCTCCGCGACCTCGGGATGATCACGCTCGACGAGCCGTTCGCGGCCCTGCTCTCGCAGGGGATGGTGATCAAGGACGGCGCCAAGATGTCGAAGTCCAAGGGCAACGTTGTAGACCCGGACGACATGATCCGGCGTTTCGGGGCGGACGCGACGCGGCTCTTCACGCTGTTCGCGGCGCCGCCCGAGCGGGACCTGGAGTGGACGGAGAGCGGTGTCGAGGGCGCCTCACGCTTCCTGAACCGGCTTTGGCGCTTCGTCCACGCCCACGCCGATGAGATCAAGGGCGCCGGGCGCGCGCCCGGCGAGCTCTCCGAAGCGGCCCGGGCCTTCCGGCGCGTGATCCACGAGACCGTCGCGCGCGTCACGGCCGACGTCGAGCGGGACTTTCACTTCAACACGGCGATCAGCGCCGTCATGGAGCTCGTCAATGCGCTCCACGAGTTCGAGCGGGACTCGCTCGATCGCGTCGCCGGGGCCGAGCGCGCCGGCCTGCTGCAGGAGGCGGTGGAAACGGCGCTCCTGCTCCTCGGGCCGGTGTGTCCGCACATGACCGAAGAGATGTGGCAGGCGCTCGGGCACGGCGAGAGCGTCTTCCGTCAGGCGTGGCCTGCCGCGGACGCGGGCGCGCTCGTGCGCGAGCAGGTGACGGTGGTGGTCCAGGTGGACGGCAAGGTCCGCAGCCGGCTGACCGTGGACGTGTCGGCTCCCGAGCAGGCCGTGCGAGAGCAGGCACTCGCCGAGGCCAAGGTCCGCCCCTGGATCGACGGCCGGGAGGTTGCCAAGGTCGTGGTCGTGCCCGGCCGCCTCGTCAATATCGTGACGCGGTCATGA
- a CDS encoding LptE family protein yields MSRLRAIRALLSAALLLAAAAGGCGYSLRGNLPDHLKTVSVPVFRNRTTEAGAESTITSAVVNAFTSSGRLKVVSLDDADSVLDGEITGYQVQSLTYDSKLNLRSYRLTVTMNVRFRDLRRTEMLWQQNGLVEEVSFDVAGQVSDTISREEGAVKQAALEIGRKIVGHAVDRF; encoded by the coding sequence ATGAGCCGACTCCGCGCGATTCGCGCTCTGCTGTCTGCCGCGCTCCTGCTCGCCGCGGCCGCGGGGGGCTGTGGCTACTCGCTCAGGGGCAACCTGCCCGATCATCTCAAGACGGTGTCGGTGCCGGTGTTCAGGAACCGGACCACCGAGGCTGGGGCGGAGAGCACGATCACTTCGGCCGTGGTCAACGCGTTCACGAGCAGCGGCAGACTCAAGGTGGTTTCGCTCGACGACGCGGACTCGGTCCTCGACGGGGAGATTACGGGCTACCAGGTCCAGTCGCTCACGTATGACAGCAAGCTCAACCTCCGGTCCTACCGCCTGACGGTGACGATGAACGTCCGCTTCCGCGACCTTCGCCGCACCGAGATGCTCTGGCAGCAGAACGGCCTCGTCGAGGAGGTCTCCTTCGACGTGGCCGGCCAAGTCTCGGACACGATCAGCCGCGAAGAGGGAGCCGTGAAACAGGCGGCTCTCGAGATCGGTCGGAAGATCGTCGGTCACGCGGTCGACCGTTTCTAG
- the holA gene encoding DNA polymerase III subunit delta, with protein MAPVVLLHGPEPFLIEEALATLTRAVCPDPGLLVMSREVLEAREAGAEGIVRAAETLPWGTPRRLVVARGVEGLGPKQAEPLVEYVRAPNPSTVLAVTVPQPLAPSHWLLKAVPAGGAVEIPQLTGRALAGWLRARASADGLELEEEAAQLLITLVGDDPAALAGEAGKAALAGGPENRRVGAVEVRAVVGEHRSHEVFELTRAVERRDAAAALSLLERLLGAGEEPLRLLAILAAQARRATLRAAAERLERCWRAERRLKLGGAPRPELAVLVADLCEA; from the coding sequence GTGGCGCCCGTCGTGCTGCTCCACGGACCGGAGCCCTTCCTCATCGAAGAAGCTCTGGCCACGCTTACGCGCGCCGTCTGTCCTGATCCCGGGCTCTTGGTCATGTCCCGCGAGGTGCTCGAGGCCCGCGAGGCGGGGGCCGAGGGTATCGTGCGGGCTGCGGAGACGCTGCCGTGGGGGACGCCACGGCGGCTGGTCGTGGCTCGCGGCGTCGAGGGGCTCGGCCCGAAGCAGGCCGAGCCGCTGGTCGAGTACGTGCGCGCCCCGAACCCGAGCACGGTCCTGGCCGTCACGGTGCCTCAGCCGCTCGCGCCGTCCCACTGGCTCCTGAAGGCGGTGCCCGCCGGGGGAGCCGTCGAGATCCCCCAGCTCACCGGGCGCGCGCTCGCGGGCTGGCTACGCGCCCGCGCCTCCGCCGACGGCCTAGAGCTCGAGGAGGAGGCGGCTCAGCTCCTCATCACGCTCGTCGGGGACGATCCTGCCGCCCTCGCCGGCGAAGCCGGGAAAGCCGCTCTCGCGGGCGGGCCCGAGAACCGGCGCGTCGGAGCGGTCGAGGTGCGTGCGGTGGTGGGCGAGCACCGCTCGCACGAGGTCTTCGAGCTGACGCGGGCCGTGGAGCGGCGGGACGCCGCCGCCGCGTTGTCTCTGCTCGAGCGCCTGCTGGGGGCGGGTGAGGAGCCGCTGCGCCTCCTCGCCATCCTTGCCGCGCAGGCGAGGCGAGCGACGCTGAGGGCGGCGGCGGAGCGCCTCGAGCGCTGCTGGCGGGCCGAGCGCCGCCTCAAGCTGGGCGGCGCGCCGCGTCCGGAGCTGGCGGTCCTCGTCGCTGACCTGTGCGAGGCGTGA
- a CDS encoding neutral/alkaline non-lysosomal ceramidase N-terminal domain-containing protein yields MSSGALAWALLTVAVLSPHPAAALSAAASSLELQLPAGAPLAGYGGFPRRAWIPDVLGRSPNTFWFNPSTGVHDPLRVRALVLESGGLRVVWLSVDLVAVDPTMVAEVRARLADRGGEPPILIVSASHTHSGPGAYGISAFWALVAADRESPAVRKAILDGMEKAAREALRRRAPALLAWGKTTVTGVAMSRLEQPLDPELGLLKVMGADSRPIALVWNYAVHGTALGRANSLLSGDLMADASARLERETGAPVLFVNGAAGDVSPKQRGWPGVESAGAALASAALAAWRTLPPGRDLTLRAVRSQVSLSGPALSVRNCTGRWVPAAFRLGLGWTLPSSAGLTAVRIGGTAWVTVPGELQTRLGLDIKTAGRRTFEETFVAGYSNDYLGYFLTRRDYGEPSYVACGSFYGESGGEIMRDSAIELLDRLAKKGARG; encoded by the coding sequence GTGAGCTCGGGCGCCCTCGCGTGGGCGCTCCTCACCGTGGCGGTGCTGTCGCCTCACCCGGCCGCGGCCCTCAGCGCCGCGGCCTCATCTCTTGAACTGCAGCTGCCGGCCGGGGCGCCGCTCGCCGGCTACGGCGGTTTCCCGCGGCGCGCATGGATCCCGGATGTCCTCGGGCGGTCCCCCAATACGTTCTGGTTCAACCCGTCCACCGGCGTCCACGATCCGCTCCGCGTACGTGCGCTGGTATTAGAGTCCGGCGGCCTCAGGGTTGTCTGGCTCTCCGTGGACCTGGTCGCCGTCGACCCGACCATGGTCGCGGAAGTGCGCGCGCGTCTCGCGGACCGGGGCGGCGAGCCGCCGATCCTCATCGTCTCGGCGTCGCACACGCACTCGGGACCCGGCGCCTACGGGATTTCCGCCTTCTGGGCTCTCGTCGCCGCCGATCGGGAGTCACCGGCGGTGCGGAAGGCCATTCTCGACGGCATGGAGAAGGCGGCGCGGGAGGCTCTGCGGCGACGGGCTCCGGCGCTCTTGGCGTGGGGGAAGACCACGGTGACGGGCGTGGCCATGAGCCGCCTCGAGCAGCCGCTCGATCCGGAGCTCGGCCTCCTGAAAGTGATGGGCGCCGACAGCCGTCCGATCGCCCTCGTGTGGAACTACGCGGTCCACGGCACGGCGCTCGGCCGCGCCAACTCGCTCCTCTCAGGCGACCTTATGGCGGACGCATCGGCGAGACTCGAGAGGGAGACGGGGGCGCCGGTGCTCTTCGTCAACGGCGCGGCGGGAGATGTCAGCCCGAAGCAGCGGGGCTGGCCGGGCGTGGAAAGCGCCGGCGCGGCCCTGGCCTCGGCCGCGCTGGCTGCATGGCGAACACTGCCGCCCGGGCGCGACCTGACGCTCCGCGCCGTCCGGAGCCAGGTGTCGCTGTCCGGCCCCGCACTCTCGGTGCGCAACTGCACAGGCCGCTGGGTGCCGGCGGCGTTCCGGCTCGGGCTTGGCTGGACTCTGCCGTCGTCAGCCGGTCTCACGGCTGTGCGCATCGGGGGCACGGCGTGGGTGACGGTTCCCGGCGAGCTCCAGACGCGGCTCGGTCTCGACATCAAGACGGCAGGGCGACGGACCTTCGAGGAGACTTTCGTTGCGGGGTACAGCAACGATTACCTAGGATACTTCCTCACGCGCCGGGACTACGGGGAGCCGAGCTACGTCGCCTGCGGCAGCTTCTACGGCGAGAGCGGCGGGGAGATCATGCGGGACTCTGCGATTGAGCTGCTCGATCGTTTGGCGAAGAAGGGTGCCCGCGGCTGA
- the rpsT gene encoding 30S ribosomal protein S20, giving the protein MANTRSAKKRIKQNLKRRLRNRAVRSTIRSSVKTARAAATEKTPQAKEAVLEAIRILDRAVSRGIIHRNTAARKKSALARSIAR; this is encoded by the coding sequence GTGGCCAACACCCGCTCCGCCAAAAAGCGGATCAAGCAGAACCTGAAGCGACGCCTGCGCAATCGCGCGGTGCGCAGCACCATCCGCTCGTCGGTGAAGACGGCGCGCGCGGCGGCCACCGAGAAGACCCCGCAGGCGAAAGAGGCCGTGCTCGAGGCCATCCGCATCCTCGACCGGGCCGTGAGCCGCGGCATCATCCACCGCAACACCGCCGCCCGCAAGAAATCGGCCCTGGCCCGCTCGATCGCGCGTTAG